One region of Flavobacterium sp. KACC 22763 genomic DNA includes:
- a CDS encoding lysine transporter LysE — protein sequence MTYLTPLISGFIAAAIGTIPPGLLNMTAAKIKMKEGKKNALSFVIGAVLIIFFQAYIAVLFARVIDNRPDVVILLREAGFIIFSILTIYFFFFAKDPIAKKKTKLKKTSKKSSFFLGMLLSGLNFFPIPYYVVISVTLASYHLFVFENTIILTFVLGSVLGAFAILYSYIAFFGRIEKKTDYFMRNMNTIIGSITGLVALATLFNILNYYFG from the coding sequence ATGACCTACCTTACTCCATTAATTTCAGGTTTTATTGCCGCTGCCATTGGAACTATTCCGCCTGGATTGCTCAATATGACGGCTGCCAAAATAAAAATGAAAGAAGGGAAGAAGAATGCTCTGTCGTTTGTAATTGGTGCGGTTTTAATTATTTTTTTCCAAGCTTACATTGCGGTATTATTTGCTCGTGTGATAGACAATCGTCCAGATGTTGTCATATTATTGCGTGAAGCTGGTTTTATCATTTTTTCTATCTTAACTATTTATTTTTTCTTTTTTGCAAAAGATCCTATAGCTAAGAAAAAAACCAAACTAAAGAAAACCAGCAAAAAAAGCAGTTTCTTTCTCGGAATGCTACTTTCTGGACTAAACTTCTTTCCTATTCCTTATTATGTTGTAATAAGTGTAACGCTTGCTTCGTATCATCTTTTTGTATTCGAAAACACTATCATTTTAACCTTTGTACTAGGCTCAGTTCTTGGAGCTTTTGCAATTTTGTATAGCTATATTGCCTTTTTTGGAAGAATAGAAAAGAAAACCGATTACTTCATGCGAAACATGAACACTATTATAGGATCTATTACAGGATTAGTTGCTCTTGCAACACTTTTTAATATCCTGAATTACTACTTCGGATAA